A window from bacterium encodes these proteins:
- the moeB gene encoding molybdopterin-synthase adenylyltransferase MoeB — MGASYMDLVTEALRRIREISADQLASLDPSRIILIDVREDLELEQGRIPGAYHIPRGVLEGSIHLVSPPTNQPMVVYCASGARSALAASVLQTMGYSNACSLAGGFQEWKARGGPWELPSRLPDDQMRRYDRHIRLPEIGEAGQRKLLDSRVMIVGAGGLGSPAALYLAAAGVGTLGLVDHDRVDISNLQRQVLHSTRTVGNPKVESARDTIRALNPDVSVQTMDQRLGASNALEILDGYDIIIDGADNFPTRYLINDVSIHLQIPVVHGSVFRFEGQVSLFDPADGPCYRCLFPEPPAPELAPNCEEAGVLGVLPGVVGTLQAAEAIKWLVGVGEGLTGRLLTLDVLSQRFRILRFSQNPDCASCRDPAAPPPIVDYDQSCRALISAPRSR; from the coding sequence ATGGGCGCTTCCTACATGGACCTCGTCACCGAGGCCCTTCGCCGGATCAGGGAGATCTCGGCCGATCAGCTGGCCTCGCTAGACCCCTCCCGGATCATCCTGATCGACGTCCGGGAGGACCTCGAACTGGAGCAGGGCAGGATCCCGGGTGCCTACCACATCCCCCGAGGGGTGCTGGAGGGCAGCATCCACCTCGTATCCCCGCCCACCAACCAACCCATGGTGGTCTACTGCGCGTCGGGGGCCCGCTCGGCGCTGGCGGCATCCGTACTCCAGACCATGGGCTATTCCAATGCCTGCTCGCTGGCGGGTGGATTCCAGGAGTGGAAGGCCCGCGGGGGTCCCTGGGAGCTGCCCAGCCGCCTACCCGACGATCAGATGAGGCGGTACGACCGCCACATCCGGCTTCCGGAGATCGGCGAGGCAGGCCAGCGCAAGCTGCTCGACTCGCGGGTCATGATCGTGGGCGCCGGGGGTCTGGGCTCGCCGGCCGCCCTCTACTTGGCCGCCGCAGGCGTGGGCACGCTCGGCCTTGTCGACCACGATCGGGTGGACATCAGCAACCTGCAGCGCCAGGTACTGCACAGCACCCGGACGGTGGGCAACCCCAAGGTGGAGTCGGCCCGGGACACCATCCGGGCCCTCAACCCGGACGTGTCCGTACAGACCATGGACCAGCGCCTGGGCGCCTCGAACGCACTGGAAATCCTTGATGGCTACGACATCATCATCGACGGCGCCGACAACTTCCCCACCCGGTACCTGATCAACGACGTTTCCATCCACCTGCAGATCCCGGTGGTGCACGGATCGGTTTTCCGCTTCGAGGGACAGGTCAGCCTGTTCGACCCGGCAGATGGACCGTGTTACCGGTGCCTGTTCCCCGAGCCCCCCGCACCCGAGTTGGCGCCCAACTGCGAGGAGGCGGGGGTGCTGGGCGTCCTTCCGGGCGTGGTGGGAACGCTGCAGGCGGCCGAGGCCATCAAGTGGCTCGTCGGGGTCGGAGAAGGCCTGACGGGACGGCTGCTCACGCTCGATGTTCTCAGCCAACGGTTCCGCATCCTCCGGTTCAGCCAGAATCCGGATTGCGCCTCCTGCCGCGACCCGGCGGCGCCTCCGCCGATCGTGGACTATGACCAGTCGTGCCGGGCGCTGATCAGCGCGCCCCGAAGCCGCTGA
- a CDS encoding Sir2 family NAD-dependent protein deacetylase, translated as MPTDPIERAADLLGASSRLLVFTGAGISTESGIPDFRGPDGLWKTVDPDDFTFERYLESAAARRRSWIRWSTSPLRRARPNRGHLAITELARLDRLAGCVTQNIDGLHRAAGLADELLVEVHGNVWTVRCLMCPAEWPTETVFDRVEGGEEDPHCPRCGGLIKLTVISFGQAMPAAEMHRGYAMAQAADAVLAVGTTLSVWPAADIPLAAARSGVPFVIVNLGPTDCDEIADLKVEAPAGTTMSRLVGLLDQPRRPIG; from the coding sequence ATGCCAACCGACCCGATCGAACGGGCCGCCGACCTGCTGGGAGCGTCGAGCCGCCTGCTGGTCTTCACCGGCGCCGGGATCTCGACCGAGTCCGGGATCCCCGACTTCCGCGGTCCCGACGGCCTGTGGAAAACCGTCGACCCTGATGACTTCACGTTCGAGCGGTACCTGGAGTCCGCCGCTGCCCGCCGCAGGAGCTGGATCAGATGGTCCACATCACCCCTGCGCCGGGCCAGACCTAACCGGGGCCACCTGGCGATAACGGAGCTGGCCCGGCTCGATCGGCTGGCGGGCTGCGTGACGCAGAACATAGACGGCCTCCACCGCGCGGCCGGCCTGGCGGATGAGCTGCTGGTCGAGGTGCACGGCAACGTGTGGACAGTCCGCTGCCTTATGTGCCCGGCCGAATGGCCCACCGAGACGGTGTTCGACCGGGTGGAAGGCGGTGAGGAGGACCCCCACTGCCCTCGCTGCGGCGGCCTCATCAAGCTGACAGTGATCTCGTTCGGCCAGGCCATGCCGGCCGCGGAGATGCACCGGGGGTACGCCATGGCGCAGGCCGCGGACGCGGTGCTGGCGGTCGGCACCACCCTGTCGGTCTGGCCGGCCGCCGACATCCCCCTCGCCGCCGCCCGCAGCGGTGTGCCCTTCGTGATCGTGAACCTCGGACCGACAGACTGCGACGAGATCGCCGACCTCAAGGTCGAGGCGCCCGCCGGCACCACCATGAGCAGGCTGGTCGGGCTCCTCGACCAACCCCGGAGGCCGATCGGGTAA
- a CDS encoding transglycosylase domain-containing protein: MPENWTQAPVSWLADDLASYSYFIVVTGRNIHDIERGELKRRWSLALVLSVAIAMIVATWIGLFGFLGVNAAYATFDRLLDRWLPQVEIEPTLLDLPDVSRVSRVYTEDGRLLAELHAGRISEPARFVDVPKFLVSAILAAEDGDYFEHQGVDFTAIASAVRDHLTGVDRRGGSTITQQVVKNNIVGDEQTIQRKILEALYAIELEQRHPKERILQFYMNSVYFGWSAYGVVAAAREYFDKDLADLTIAESATLAVTIRNPTLYDPRRQPERAEDRRNDVIDAMAASGFISYEAAAEAKEEPFLIQQPEPFKSPAEHVVAEVRRQILNDREFDEALGFTNEERRQALFGCPAHEEDCEGGGGLRVYVTVDLDLQNEANRILQSWLPLPDEESTDSRGAPTGAIAMVENHTGAVLAMSSGLPFEQEQFDLVIQGRRNPGSAFKPFVLVAYLEAGGSLQSYWDARSPLEIECEDPCGPDGGYVWTVRNAGSVDDLLTVAQATERSVNTVYAQLSVLVGPRAIIRTAHKMGITSDLEEVYSLALGAGVVSPLEMASAYSTFATNGVHAEPYLISLITTDDGEVIYQREVETSQAIDPVLAAAVRRPMERVVCCGTARRADIEGVPQAGKTGTHQAYRDAWFVGYVPNFTTAVWVGYPDEQISLEDVVINGETYSRVFGGSVPAPIWKEFMEVVLAQYPAGEFPSSLGIGYYNELPFTEVPDLTGMTAPEARDAVLGAHLMAEVEEVLSPESQGTVLASDPAGGLEVDQGSTVTIQVAGGTRVLVIPVLEGLSSEEALEAIQVAQEEAGTAVAIEILYQPADDAGLVDRVLLTVPSTGELVPTDGVLSLVIGS; the protein is encoded by the coding sequence ATGCCGGAGAATTGGACACAGGCACCGGTATCCTGGCTAGCCGATGACCTGGCATCCTACTCCTACTTCATTGTCGTGACCGGCCGGAACATCCACGACATCGAGCGGGGCGAACTGAAGCGCCGGTGGTCGCTCGCCCTGGTGTTGAGCGTGGCCATCGCGATGATCGTCGCCACCTGGATCGGGCTCTTCGGCTTCCTCGGAGTCAACGCCGCCTACGCGACCTTCGACCGGCTCCTGGACCGGTGGCTGCCCCAGGTCGAGATCGAACCCACCCTCTTGGATCTGCCCGACGTATCGCGGGTGTCCCGTGTCTACACGGAGGACGGAAGGCTCCTGGCAGAGTTGCACGCCGGGCGCATCTCCGAACCTGCCCGCTTCGTCGATGTTCCCAAGTTCCTTGTCTCCGCCATCCTGGCCGCCGAGGACGGGGACTACTTCGAGCACCAGGGAGTCGACTTCACCGCCATCGCCAGTGCGGTGCGCGATCACTTGACCGGCGTGGACCGGCGGGGTGGGTCGACTATCACCCAGCAGGTGGTCAAGAACAACATCGTCGGCGACGAGCAGACCATCCAGCGCAAGATCCTGGAAGCCCTGTACGCCATCGAGCTCGAGCAGCGGCACCCCAAGGAACGGATCCTCCAGTTCTACATGAACTCGGTCTACTTCGGCTGGTCGGCATACGGGGTGGTGGCCGCCGCCCGGGAATACTTCGACAAGGATCTGGCCGACCTCACCATCGCCGAGTCGGCCACCCTGGCTGTAACCATCCGCAACCCCACCCTCTACGACCCCCGCCGCCAGCCGGAGCGGGCCGAGGACCGGCGCAACGATGTGATCGACGCCATGGCCGCGTCGGGGTTCATCAGCTACGAGGCAGCCGCCGAGGCCAAGGAGGAGCCCTTCCTCATCCAGCAACCGGAACCGTTCAAGAGCCCGGCCGAACACGTGGTGGCCGAGGTCCGCCGCCAGATCCTCAACGACCGGGAGTTCGACGAAGCCTTGGGCTTCACCAACGAGGAGCGCCGCCAGGCGCTCTTCGGATGCCCGGCCCACGAAGAGGACTGCGAGGGGGGCGGCGGACTCAGAGTGTACGTGACGGTCGACCTCGATCTCCAGAACGAAGCCAACCGGATCCTGCAGTCATGGCTCCCGCTGCCGGACGAGGAGAGCACCGATAGCAGGGGCGCTCCGACCGGGGCCATTGCCATGGTCGAGAACCACACCGGCGCCGTCCTGGCGATGTCGTCCGGGCTGCCGTTCGAGCAGGAGCAGTTCGATCTGGTCATCCAGGGTCGCCGCAACCCGGGCTCCGCCTTCAAGCCCTTCGTGCTGGTCGCCTACCTCGAGGCCGGCGGGAGCCTCCAGTCGTACTGGGATGCCCGCAGTCCCTTGGAGATCGAGTGCGAGGATCCGTGCGGTCCCGACGGCGGCTACGTCTGGACGGTGCGCAATGCGGGATCGGTCGACGACCTGCTCACGGTGGCGCAGGCCACCGAGCGCTCGGTGAACACGGTTTACGCCCAGCTCTCCGTTCTGGTGGGGCCCAGGGCGATCATCCGCACCGCCCACAAGATGGGCATCACATCGGATCTGGAGGAGGTCTACTCCCTGGCGCTGGGCGCAGGCGTGGTGAGCCCGCTCGAGATGGCCTCCGCCTACAGCACCTTCGCCACCAACGGCGTTCACGCCGAGCCGTACCTCATCTCCCTGATCACCACCGACGACGGAGAGGTGATTTACCAGCGGGAGGTGGAGACCTCCCAGGCAATCGATCCGGTTCTGGCGGCCGCGGTGCGGAGGCCGATGGAACGGGTGGTCTGCTGCGGCACCGCCCGGCGGGCGGACATCGAGGGTGTGCCCCAGGCCGGGAAGACCGGAACCCACCAGGCCTACCGGGACGCCTGGTTCGTGGGATACGTGCCCAACTTCACCACGGCGGTCTGGGTGGGCTACCCGGACGAGCAGATCTCGCTGGAGGACGTCGTGATCAACGGGGAGACCTACTCCCGCGTCTTCGGCGGTTCGGTTCCGGCTCCGATCTGGAAGGAGTTCATGGAGGTGGTCCTTGCCCAGTACCCGGCGGGCGAGTTCCCGAGCAGTCTGGGCATCGGCTACTACAACGAGCTTCCTTTCACCGAGGTGCCGGATTTGACCGGGATGACCGCTCCCGAAGCTCGCGACGCGGTCCTCGGCGCCCACCTCATGGCGGAGGTGGAGGAGGTACTGTCGCCCGAGTCTCAGGGCACCGTGCTGGCGTCGGATCCCGCAGGGGGGCTCGAGGTGGACCAGGGATCGACCGTGACCATCCAGGTCGCCGGCGGGACCCGCGTCCTGGTCATACCGGTGCTGGAGGGACTCAGCTCGGAAGAGGCGCTGGAGGCCATACAGGTCGCCCAGGAAGAAGCCGGGACGGCGGTCGCCATCGAGATCCTCTACCAGCCGGCGGATGATGCCGGGTTGGTGGACCGCGTCCTGCTGACGGTTCCGTCCACCGGCGAACTGGTGCCGACGGACGGCGTTCTCTCCTTGGTAATCGGCAGCTAG
- a CDS encoding methylmalonyl-CoA mutase family protein gives MSNSPASPRRVTSSDLEIDAVYGPVSHGDLGDPGSFPFTRGPYPTMYRGRPWTIRQYAGFGTARQTNQRFKALLAAGQTGISTAFDLPTQMGFDSDFPLAEGEVGKVGVAIDSLADMRVLLDGLPLGEVTTSMTINATAPVLLLLYQLVAEEQGTPPERIRGTVQNDILKEYIARGTYIYPPRASMRLVTDLFAYCGQELPGWNTISISGYHIREAGSTAAQEIAFTLANGIAYVEAAVEAGLAVERFAPRLSFFWNSHNHLFEEAAKFRAARRMWAYIMRDRFGATGPEAQRMRFHTQTAGSTLTAQQPENNIIRTTIQALAAALGGTQSLHTNAFDEALGLPTERSATIALRTQQILVAESGLADTVDPLAGSYFVESLTDRLEEAAGRIIDEIDRLGGAVAAIEQGFPQSEIEEASYRASMRVESGQDTVVGVNRFTDDSGPEVQALSVDPALEADQRSRVREWRGDRDQDAVDRSLERLVETARGAGNIMYPMKDALADGATLGEVSEALRQVFGVHRVR, from the coding sequence GTGTCCAATTCTCCGGCATCGCCGCGACGCGTCACCTCCAGCGACCTGGAGATCGATGCCGTCTACGGGCCGGTGTCCCACGGCGATCTCGGTGATCCCGGAAGCTTCCCCTTCACGCGCGGTCCTTATCCGACCATGTACCGGGGCCGGCCCTGGACCATCCGCCAGTACGCCGGTTTCGGCACAGCGCGCCAGACCAACCAGCGTTTCAAGGCGCTCCTGGCAGCCGGGCAGACCGGCATCTCCACCGCCTTCGACCTCCCTACCCAGATGGGATTCGACTCGGACTTCCCGCTGGCGGAGGGCGAGGTTGGCAAGGTGGGGGTGGCCATCGACAGCCTGGCCGACATGCGGGTCCTTCTCGACGGGTTGCCGCTCGGCGAGGTGACCACCTCGATGACCATCAACGCCACGGCGCCCGTGCTGCTGTTGCTCTACCAGCTCGTGGCCGAAGAGCAGGGCACCCCGCCGGAGCGGATCCGGGGAACCGTGCAGAACGACATCCTGAAGGAGTACATCGCCCGGGGAACCTATATCTACCCGCCGAGAGCGTCCATGCGGCTGGTCACCGACCTGTTCGCCTACTGCGGCCAGGAGCTTCCCGGCTGGAACACCATCTCCATAAGCGGCTATCACATCCGTGAGGCCGGCTCCACAGCCGCCCAGGAGATCGCATTCACCCTCGCCAACGGCATCGCCTACGTGGAAGCCGCCGTCGAGGCCGGCCTTGCTGTGGAGCGGTTCGCCCCCCGCCTTTCATTCTTCTGGAACTCGCACAACCACTTGTTCGAGGAGGCGGCCAAGTTCCGGGCCGCCCGGCGCATGTGGGCGTACATCATGCGCGATCGCTTCGGCGCCACCGGTCCGGAGGCGCAGCGCATGCGGTTCCATACCCAGACTGCCGGCTCCACGCTCACCGCCCAGCAACCCGAGAACAACATCATCCGCACCACCATCCAGGCGTTGGCGGCCGCGCTGGGGGGGACCCAGTCGCTCCACACCAACGCGTTCGACGAGGCGCTCGGCCTGCCCACCGAGCGCTCCGCCACCATCGCGCTGCGCACCCAGCAGATCCTCGTGGCGGAATCGGGCCTGGCCGACACGGTCGATCCGCTGGCGGGCTCCTACTTCGTGGAGAGCCTCACCGACCGGCTGGAGGAGGCCGCCGGGCGGATCATCGACGAGATCGATCGCCTGGGCGGGGCGGTGGCCGCCATCGAGCAGGGTTTCCCGCAGAGCGAGATCGAAGAGGCCTCCTACCGGGCCTCGATGCGGGTCGAGAGCGGGCAGGACACGGTGGTGGGGGTGAACCGGTTCACCGACGATTCCGGTCCGGAGGTCCAAGCCCTGAGCGTCGATCCGGCCCTCGAAGCCGACCAACGTTCGAGGGTGAGGGAGTGGCGCGGCGATCGCGACCAGGATGCGGTGGATCGATCACTGGAGCGCCTGGTGGAGACGGCCCGCGGAGCGGGCAATATCATGTACCCGATGAAAGATGCTCTGGCCGACGGCGCAACGCTGGGCGAAGTCTCCGAGGCCCTGCGGCAGGTCTTCGGCGTGCACCGTGTCCGGTAA
- a CDS encoding PIG-L family deacetylase, translating to MVDYRSPDQRMTSDLPVPRRALAIGAHPDDAEFGAGGTLAKWAAAGTEATILVLTDGSKGSWDPSLSPSDLVLMRMNEQTRAAEALGVDSALNLSHLDGELVYTMELRAEVCLWIRRLRPDVVLTHDPWRRYMLHPDHRATGWAAIDGVVAARDHLFFPEQLAGGLAHHRPGAMLLWAADEPDHHEDVTGFVEHKVAALLSHSSQATTTMDGAGHSEEATEAFRLEIDDRARTAGDEAGLPRAEAFKRITP from the coding sequence ATGGTCGATTACCGCTCTCCCGACCAGCGCATGACATCCGACCTACCGGTCCCGAGGCGAGCGCTGGCCATCGGCGCACATCCCGACGATGCCGAGTTCGGGGCCGGAGGGACCCTGGCCAAGTGGGCCGCCGCAGGGACGGAGGCGACCATCCTCGTGCTGACGGACGGATCCAAGGGATCGTGGGACCCTTCGCTCAGCCCGTCCGACCTGGTACTCATGAGGATGAACGAGCAGACCCGCGCCGCCGAGGCCCTCGGAGTGGACAGCGCCCTCAACCTTTCCCACCTCGACGGCGAGTTGGTTTACACCATGGAACTGCGCGCCGAGGTGTGCCTGTGGATCCGCAGGCTGCGACCCGACGTGGTCCTTACCCACGATCCGTGGCGCCGCTACATGCTGCATCCCGACCACCGGGCGACCGGCTGGGCAGCCATTGACGGGGTGGTGGCCGCCCGGGACCACCTCTTCTTTCCGGAGCAGTTGGCGGGTGGCCTGGCCCATCACCGTCCAGGGGCCATGCTGCTGTGGGCGGCGGACGAACCGGATCACCACGAGGACGTGACCGGTTTCGTAGAGCACAAGGTGGCCGCCCTGCTGTCGCACTCCAGCCAGGCCACCACCACGATGGACGGCGCCGGGCACTCGGAGGAGGCAACCGAAGCGTTCCGCCTCGAGATCGACGACCGCGCCCGGACCGCCGGTGACGAGGCCGGCCTTCCCCGAGCCGAGGCGTTCAAGCGGATCACACCCTGA
- a CDS encoding DUF4147 domain-containing protein, with amino-acid sequence MGLAGERLGDLRAIRPRATGRLLGAVDAALEEVDPRRLVRAALATAEGGVHAGGHFVAARRVVVLAVGKAATGMSRGAADTLGPLVSRGLVVTDQAEEAPGWAEVLVGGHPVPDGGSVIAAERAIDLAQGVGPDEFLLALVSGGGSALLEAPAEGLCLDDIQDLNDQLIRSGAPIETINQVRQSVSRVKAGRLAARCRSPVVTLVVSDVGDDPAVVASGPTVTAPRNSAPVSEILDLYAIRGGAAERVRHMVTAGVEGSDTRGVPGDDLALILADGMTAGRAAVRFLSSAGLDVSPVPGPLAGDTEDTVLRELAATPEGTVRVLAGETTVEVCGSGRGGRNQHAALAAGIEIAGSRHRFLAFGTDGVDGPTDAAGGCVDGATVTDPAPAHRHLAACDSYPYLEAAGGLLRTGRTGTNVADLWIVDRSGNGPAPERIVIS; translated from the coding sequence ATGGGACTGGCCGGCGAGCGGCTCGGTGATCTCCGGGCCATCCGCCCTCGGGCCACGGGCCGCCTGCTCGGCGCGGTGGATGCTGCATTGGAGGAGGTGGATCCCCGCCGGCTGGTGCGCGCCGCGCTCGCCACCGCGGAGGGTGGGGTTCACGCTGGTGGCCATTTCGTCGCGGCGCGGCGGGTGGTGGTGCTGGCGGTCGGCAAGGCGGCCACCGGTATGAGCCGGGGCGCGGCGGACACCCTGGGACCCCTGGTGTCGCGAGGCCTGGTGGTGACCGACCAGGCCGAGGAGGCGCCTGGTTGGGCGGAAGTGCTGGTGGGAGGCCATCCGGTGCCCGATGGAGGAAGCGTCATAGCGGCCGAGCGCGCCATCGACCTGGCACAGGGCGTGGGGCCGGACGAGTTCCTGCTGGCTCTCGTGTCCGGGGGCGGATCTGCCCTGCTGGAGGCGCCGGCCGAGGGCCTCTGCCTCGACGACATCCAGGACCTGAACGACCAGCTGATCCGCTCCGGCGCGCCCATCGAGACGATCAACCAGGTCCGACAGTCGGTGTCGCGAGTGAAGGCCGGCCGGTTGGCCGCGCGATGCCGGAGCCCGGTGGTCACGCTGGTGGTCTCGGACGTGGGCGACGACCCGGCGGTGGTGGCCTCCGGCCCCACCGTGACCGCACCCCGGAACTCGGCCCCGGTGAGCGAGATACTCGACCTGTACGCGATCCGGGGTGGCGCGGCGGAGCGGGTCCGGCACATGGTCACGGCCGGGGTCGAGGGCTCCGATACCCGGGGCGTGCCGGGCGACGATCTCGCCCTGATCCTGGCTGACGGGATGACCGCGGGGCGGGCGGCTGTCCGGTTCCTGTCCTCGGCCGGCCTGGACGTGTCGCCGGTCCCCGGGCCGCTGGCCGGGGACACCGAGGACACCGTCCTGAGGGAGCTGGCCGCCACTCCGGAGGGCACGGTTCGGGTCCTGGCCGGAGAAACCACAGTCGAGGTGTGCGGGTCCGGCAGGGGCGGTCGCAACCAGCATGCCGCCCTCGCCGCAGGCATCGAGATCGCCGGGAGCCGTCACCGGTTTCTCGCCTTCGGCACCGACGGCGTGGACGGTCCCACCGATGCGGCCGGTGGCTGCGTCGACGGCGCCACGGTCACCGATCCGGCGCCCGCGCACCGACACCTGGCCGCCTGTGACTCCTATCCGTATCTGGAGGCGGCAGGGGGGCTGCTCCGGACCGGGAGAACGGGTACCAACGTAGCCGATCTGTGGATCGTGGACAGATCGGGGAATGGTCCCGCCCCCGAGCGGATCGTTATATCCTGA
- a CDS encoding FAD-dependent oxidoreductase: MNRDDSSLRFLIIGAGPAGSAAASTAAALGADVTLVEDSVVGGAAHLRDCIPSKAMVATSVRMKAIHNAADLGIVGPDPGVDLGRLADRIHAIVMAISNRSVDLLESQGVEIVRGRGRFVGPNLAIATADGIERTIPFDAALVSTGSRPRIPEWAQVDGERILTTRHVYDLPAAPEHVVVIGSGVTGVEMVHIFESLGCKVSLLVSRHHVLPHRDAEVAAALEANFLERGVGLLKGARAVGIDRTGDGVTVHVEDGRRVDGSHALLAVGAMPMTEGLGLDEAGVKTDQGFIVVDEYQRSSVPHIYAAGDVTGQMLLSSVANQQGRNLARHVTGHPGQSIDYSHVAQAIFTEPEIASVGLEEADAAAAGRKVRITKVPFTANPRSLIHGSTGGFAKVVSDPATRVVLGGTIVGHRASELIGILALATRGRIKVQTLRETLMVHPTLSESISDAGD, encoded by the coding sequence ATGAATCGCGACGACTCGTCTCTCCGGTTCCTGATAATCGGCGCCGGGCCTGCCGGCAGCGCGGCGGCCTCGACGGCGGCTGCGCTGGGCGCCGATGTCACCCTGGTCGAGGACTCGGTGGTGGGCGGCGCCGCCCATCTCCGGGACTGCATACCCTCGAAGGCGATGGTGGCCACGTCCGTCAGGATGAAGGCGATTCACAACGCGGCGGACCTGGGGATAGTGGGCCCGGACCCTGGGGTGGACCTCGGCCGCCTGGCCGATCGCATCCACGCGATAGTGATGGCTATCTCGAACCGTTCCGTCGATCTGCTCGAGAGCCAGGGAGTCGAGATCGTCCGCGGCCGGGGCCGGTTCGTGGGCCCCAACCTGGCGATTGCAACAGCCGACGGGATCGAGAGGACCATCCCCTTCGATGCCGCCCTGGTCTCCACCGGATCGCGGCCGCGCATCCCGGAGTGGGCCCAGGTGGACGGGGAGCGGATCCTGACGACGCGCCACGTCTACGACCTGCCCGCCGCTCCCGAGCACGTGGTCGTGATCGGATCGGGCGTTACCGGGGTCGAGATGGTCCATATCTTCGAGAGCCTCGGGTGCAAGGTGTCGCTTCTGGTGAGCCGCCACCACGTCCTGCCCCACCGTGACGCCGAGGTCGCCGCGGCCTTGGAAGCCAACTTCCTGGAGCGCGGCGTCGGGCTCCTGAAGGGTGCCCGGGCGGTGGGAATCGACCGTACCGGGGACGGTGTGACAGTGCATGTCGAGGACGGTCGCCGGGTCGATGGGAGCCATGCCCTGCTGGCGGTGGGGGCGATGCCGATGACCGAGGGACTGGGCCTGGACGAGGCCGGGGTCAAGACCGACCAGGGCTTCATCGTGGTGGACGAGTACCAGCGTTCCTCGGTTCCGCACATCTACGCCGCGGGCGACGTCACCGGCCAGATGCTCCTGTCGTCGGTGGCCAACCAGCAGGGACGGAACCTGGCCCGGCATGTCACGGGCCATCCCGGCCAGTCCATCGACTACTCGCACGTGGCGCAGGCCATCTTCACAGAGCCGGAGATCGCTTCCGTCGGTCTGGAGGAAGCCGACGCCGCGGCGGCGGGCCGCAAGGTTCGTATCACCAAGGTACCTTTCACCGCCAACCCCCGCAGCCTCATCCACGGGAGCACGGGAGGCTTCGCCAAGGTGGTGTCCGATCCGGCCACCAGGGTGGTCCTGGGCGGAACCATCGTCGGCCACCGGGCATCGGAGCTGATCGGGATCCTGGCCCTGGCCACCAGGGGGAGGATCAAGGTCCAGACCCTTCGGGAGACGCTCATGGTGCATCCCACCCTGTCGGAATCGATCTCCGACGCCGGCGACTAG
- a CDS encoding SDR family oxidoreductase — protein sequence MSGPVAVIVGATSGLGAALTGRLIRRGYRIGATYLRPIDTDEFEERFPFDEDQLVLRRVNATESGEVEDFMARVAARFGRIDAVASLVGGWAAGRDVKDTDDVRFDWMIDLNLRSAFYTVRAAVPHLAAGGGRILLVGSRAVVDNPPGQAAFNIAKAGVVALAKTAAAELEDSEVTVNVILPSVIDTPATRRALPFAEYVKWPTPDEIAAVAEFILTGESGVMSGAVVPVYGRA from the coding sequence ATGAGTGGTCCTGTAGCAGTCATAGTCGGCGCCACCAGCGGGCTCGGCGCCGCCCTCACCGGGCGGCTGATCCGCCGGGGCTACCGCATCGGCGCCACCTATCTCAGACCCATCGACACGGACGAGTTCGAGGAACGGTTCCCTTTCGACGAGGATCAGCTGGTCCTCCGCCGTGTCAACGCCACGGAGTCCGGGGAGGTCGAGGACTTCATGGCCAGGGTGGCAGCCCGGTTCGGGCGTATCGACGCGGTGGCCTCTCTGGTGGGAGGCTGGGCAGCGGGGCGGGATGTGAAGGACACCGACGATGTACGGTTCGACTGGATGATCGATCTCAACCTGCGGTCGGCCTTCTACACGGTGCGGGCCGCCGTCCCTCACCTCGCGGCCGGCGGGGGCCGCATCCTGCTGGTCGGGAGCCGGGCGGTGGTGGACAACCCACCAGGTCAGGCGGCCTTCAACATAGCCAAGGCGGGGGTGGTCGCTCTGGCGAAGACTGCGGCGGCGGAGTTGGAGGACTCAGAAGTCACCGTCAACGTGATCCTGCCGTCGGTGATAGACACGCCCGCCACCCGCCGCGCGCTGCCCTTCGCGGAGTACGTCAAGTGGCCCACTCCTGACGAGATCGCCGCGGTGGCGGAGTTCATCCTGACCGGTGAGTCGGGTGTCATGTCAGGAGCGGTCGTACCCGTGTACGGACGGGCCTGA